The nucleotide window TCATGTCACCCAGGGTACTCATGAAGTAACTAGGAGACCAAAGATGTCCACCCCAGCACTTCTGAGCCTTTATCTCTGGATGTCGTTCGAAAAATAAACGAGCCGAACCGCCTTTAAAGGCTTTGACAATATTAGTTGGCGCGTACTTGGGCTTAAAGCTCAGTAGTAAGTGGATATGGTCAGGCATTACTTTTATTTGCTCAATAGTCACTTCGTTCAGTCGGGCTATTTTCGTTAAAATGTCAGTCATTTCAGCGACTAGCTTTGGCGTTGTAAACGCTTCATGCCGATATTTAGTGACCCAAACCAAGTGAAAATGAAAGTTGTAAACATAGCCTCGTTCGTGAATTACTCCTCCAACGGTTTTGCTCATATGTTACCTCCATAAATATTATTGTAAGATGCTTTACTATGGATACAGTATACTCATATGGTACGCTGGTTATCAAGCAAAGGGAGGTGGCAGTTTATGACGAAAACGATGGCCCAATTACCTTATCATTATGGGGTCAAGGTCCGGATCTTCCCTTCAACCGAACAGAAACGTCTGATCAAACGTAACAGTGACGCTAGTCGGTTTATTTATAATCAGATGAACGGCATGAACAATGACCTGTTCTGGTTAAGGCAAGTGAAGATTCCAATTACAATTGTCTTGGATCGAATCGCTGATCTGACTGAACGTCTAAAGAAGCCATCAACTGCTATCTCCAATATTCATGGGTGGTTAAATCGCCCGGATTTTGACAGTCTGATGAAAGCCAACGCTATCAAGAATTACAAGACTGCTTGGAAGCTATTCCGCCAGGTTCATCAGGCGGGGACGCCTAGATTTCATAAACGTGGTTATACTCAGATTTATCAAACGTCATGTCTTTATAGTGCTAAAGTGACAGTCCCAACTATGGAGAATGGTAGCGTTAGACTAATCGACAACCGCCATCTACAACTACCCAAGTTAGGACACCTCCGATTCAAGGGACTTCCATTGAAGATCTTTGACCGGGCTAATGACATTAGAATTGGGACAACAACGGTCTCAATGGACGCTGTGGGTCATTATTTTGTGTCCATGCAGATTGCGTCAGAACACCCCTTTTTTGCCAAACGACCAGCCATCAAATCTAAAGTCGGTATCGGTTTGAATCTCGACAATTTTCTGACAGATTCCAATGGACAAGTGATTGATAATCCCCGTTACTACCAAGTGATTAAAGGAAAGCTGGCTAAGGCTCAACGGAGACTGTCACGGCGGACCAGACGAGCTAAAAGGAATCAACAACGGTTATCAGAAGCAAAGAATTATCAAAGACAACGATTATTAGTGGCCAAATTACAACTTAAAGTTGCCAATCAACGTCAGAACTTTTTGCACCACGTCGCTACGACCTTGATCAAAAACCACGATTTAGTCGTAGCTGAGGAACTGTGGAGTAAAAATATGTTGCGGAATCACGCCTTGGCAATGAGCATCTCGGACGTTGGTTGGCGAACACTTTTGAACATGTTGTCCTACAAAGCTGATTTGTATGGTCGGAAATTTTTGACGATTAATCCCCGGTCATGGCGTAACCTGCAGCCGTTGCGGTTACGCCATGACCGGGAAGAACAAGTTGGCGTTGGCTGACCGCGAGTGGACGTGCCCTAGTTGTGGGACTTTTCATGTGTGTGATCATAATGCGGCTAAAGATATTCTAGCTAAGGGTTTAGCGGCTTTGTAAAAAGCGAGTCCGTCTGGCAACCTGCGGACCTAAAAGGTTTTGGTAATTGGCGGATAAGTCCTATTCGTAGGCTAGCGCTGTATCTAAGCAAACTGTGGTCACCGTACCAAAGGGGGTGGTTCTCACAAGCGTCCGTTTTTAAACGGATGTGGTTGACAGAGACAACAAAGGCCTGGGCGTTTGACCCAGACCTTTGA belongs to Levilactobacillus yonginensis and includes:
- the tnpA gene encoding IS200/IS605 family transposase, whose product is MSKTVGGVIHERGYVYNFHFHLVWVTKYRHEAFTTPKLVAEMTDILTKIARLNEVTIEQIKVMPDHIHLLLSFKPKYAPTNIVKAFKGGSARLFFERHPEIKAQKCWGGHLWSPSYFMSTLGDMSKMTVEKYIASQQKT